The Bdellovibrionota bacterium genome has a segment encoding these proteins:
- a CDS encoding PilZ domain-containing protein has protein sequence MDERRRTRRFRTRMNIVSADDQGLNFSFVTDLSRDGAYIETEKLIPIGTPFTFVLNNRAAQAPVTTRVIRMRDAFFEGGKSGIGVRFERLEGLAKIVRDDLLLYLMNEPFHEQWRAAS, from the coding sequence ATGGACGAAAGGCGAAGAACGCGAAGATTCCGAACGCGCATGAACATCGTTTCAGCGGACGACCAAGGGCTGAATTTTAGTTTTGTCACCGATCTCTCGAGGGACGGCGCGTACATCGAAACCGAGAAATTGATTCCCATCGGCACGCCTTTCACGTTTGTGCTCAACAACCGAGCCGCCCAGGCGCCGGTTACCACGCGTGTGATTCGGATGCGGGATGCTTTTTTTGAGGGAGGCAAATCCGGAATCGGCGTTCGATTCGAGCGGCTGGAAGGCTTGGCCAAAATCGTTCGAGACGATCTCCTCCTCTATCTTATGAATGAACCGTTCCACGAACAGTGGCGCGCGGCCTCTTAA
- a CDS encoding sigma 54-interacting transcriptional regulator: MIRSETKVIRSGEQPTMLLLPKSKLIVIGPDGGSHDYVIDKGTISIGTSDGSDLRLNDETVSRNHAEIIKTKDGYLLRDLGSTNGTFVGGLKVKEAYLSASSVIKIGKTRIKFTPLDEQVEIYPSKKTQYGDMIGKSLEMRKIFGILEKVAPTNVTVVVEGETGTGKELIAKAIHQNSRRSRHPFIVFDCGAVAENLIESELFGHERGSFTGATTTRQGAFELADGGTIFLDEIGELSMELQPKLLRALETGEVKRVGADRPKKVDVRVVVATNRHLKDEVKKARFREDLYFRISVVQIQLPPLRKRPEDVPLLIKAFFEGAKHDSNKPDVHGFSEEAQRLLREYQWPGNVRELKNAIDRAISFCDGSEIDVQHLPDYIQERSIVTQAHPAMDGGLPFKDAKEKWIEAFERDYLVECLRKNNMNISKAAKQAGIDRKSVQRLLKKYSLNVKDL; encoded by the coding sequence ATGATACGTTCTGAAACCAAGGTGATTCGTTCGGGTGAACAGCCCACCATGCTCCTGCTCCCCAAGAGCAAATTGATTGTCATCGGCCCGGACGGCGGCAGCCATGACTACGTCATCGATAAAGGGACGATTTCCATCGGAACCTCCGATGGGTCGGACTTAAGGCTCAATGACGAGACGGTCTCCCGCAATCACGCCGAAATCATCAAGACCAAGGACGGTTACTTGTTGCGGGATCTGGGTTCCACCAACGGGACATTCGTCGGGGGCCTTAAAGTGAAGGAAGCCTATTTGTCGGCCAGTTCCGTGATCAAGATCGGAAAAACCCGGATCAAGTTCACACCGCTGGATGAGCAGGTGGAGATTTACCCATCGAAGAAGACACAGTACGGAGACATGATCGGGAAGTCTCTCGAGATGCGGAAAATCTTCGGCATCCTGGAAAAGGTCGCCCCGACCAATGTCACCGTGGTGGTCGAGGGAGAGACCGGGACCGGGAAAGAACTGATCGCGAAGGCGATCCATCAGAATTCAAGGCGATCGCGCCATCCGTTCATCGTGTTCGATTGCGGCGCGGTGGCCGAAAATTTGATCGAGTCGGAACTCTTCGGCCATGAACGGGGGTCCTTCACCGGTGCCACCACGACCCGGCAGGGCGCATTCGAGCTGGCCGACGGAGGAACAATATTCTTGGATGAAATCGGCGAGCTTTCCATGGAGCTGCAGCCGAAACTTCTGCGTGCGCTGGAGACCGGTGAAGTGAAGCGGGTCGGCGCGGATCGACCGAAGAAGGTCGACGTTCGCGTCGTGGTCGCCACGAACCGGCATCTCAAGGATGAAGTGAAAAAGGCTCGGTTCCGGGAAGATCTCTACTTCCGTATCTCGGTCGTGCAGATCCAGCTTCCTCCGTTGCGGAAACGGCCGGAAGATGTGCCTCTTTTGATCAAGGCCTTTTTTGAAGGCGCCAAGCACGATTCAAATAAGCCCGACGTCCATGGATTCAGTGAGGAAGCTCAGCGGTTGCTTCGTGAGTATCAGTGGCCGGGCAATGTCCGGGAACTCAAGAACGCCATCGACCGGGCCATCAGTTTTTGTGACGGTTCGGAAATCGATGTGCAGCATCTCCCCGATTATATTCAAGAGCGATCCATCGTTACGCAGGCGCACCCCGCCATGGACGGCGGCCTGCCGTTTAAAGACGCCAAAGAAAAGTGGATCGAAGCCTTCGAGCGCGACTACCTCGTGGAGTGCCTGCGCAAGAACAATATGAACATCTCGAAGGCGGCGAAACAGGCCGGCATCGACCGCAAGTCCGTCCAGCGGCTGCTCAAAAAGTATTCCCTCAACGTAAAAGACCTGTGA
- a CDS encoding RMD1 family protein, which translates to MPAAMDRATFRAYHLTEALKLTSVLNLFPEKPFRASGTEVVYRFGRDQYLIIYNFGSMVCFNLDPPREDQALSVMRQFVSPKDEIVTSEEFVLEIGPRLNVEFRRVILDKPTFEKIQIIALVLAQSTALEYFENLANQALQQSGTISEMLEKEGKIGKKDSELVRFIGFCLNVKQKVISSTYLLDSPEPTWESQVLEQLYLQMADMFELRERYRTLEYKLKIVQETVEIISDLSRTRSMWYVEITIVLLIALEVVLFVYELAR; encoded by the coding sequence ATGCCGGCGGCAATGGATCGGGCCACGTTTCGAGCATACCACTTAACCGAAGCCCTCAAACTGACTTCGGTTCTGAATCTTTTTCCGGAAAAACCGTTCCGGGCCTCGGGCACGGAGGTCGTCTACCGGTTCGGCAGGGATCAATATCTGATCATTTATAACTTCGGCTCGATGGTCTGCTTCAATCTCGACCCTCCCCGGGAGGATCAGGCGTTATCGGTCATGCGCCAGTTTGTGTCACCTAAAGACGAGATCGTTACCAGCGAGGAATTTGTTCTGGAGATCGGCCCGCGGCTCAACGTGGAATTCCGCCGGGTGATACTGGACAAGCCGACGTTCGAAAAGATCCAAATCATCGCCCTTGTGCTGGCGCAGTCGACGGCCCTTGAATATTTTGAAAATCTGGCCAACCAAGCGCTTCAACAGTCCGGGACCATTTCGGAGATGCTGGAAAAAGAGGGAAAGATCGGAAAGAAGGATTCCGAGCTCGTCCGCTTCATCGGTTTCTGCTTGAACGTGAAACAGAAGGTGATCAGCTCGACGTATCTGCTCGATAGCCCGGAACCCACGTGGGAGAGTCAGGTGCTGGAGCAGTTGTACTTGCAGATGGCGGATATGTTCGAACTTCGGGAAAGATACCGGACGCTGGAATACAAACTCAAGATCGTTCAAGAGACCGTTGAGATCATCTCCGATCTCTCCCGTACTCGCAGTATGTGGTACGTCGAAATCACGATCGTCCTCCTGATCGCCCTCGAAGTGGTGCTTTTCGTCTACGAACTCGCCCGCTAA
- a CDS encoding OmpA family protein, translating to MIRTLITTVLAAGLCACGVSKEKYTALEDQVNDCQGQLSATASAKKSCEDRLASLSTTKLELEEKTKTYEDLMSSLKDEINSGKVKISEMEGRLTVNMIDKILFSSGSAQIQDEGRAALKKVADVLKGVKDKRIVVEGHTDNVQLGPSLQKRFPTNWELSTARATSVVKFLTGAGVPATNMAAAGFSEFSPVASNLTPEGKQQNRRIEIVLTPKLRDRDVAKTKPATTEPPAKETPSAASVTE from the coding sequence ATGATTCGAACGCTAATTACGACGGTTTTGGCAGCTGGTCTTTGTGCCTGTGGCGTCTCAAAGGAGAAGTACACCGCGCTGGAAGATCAGGTGAACGATTGCCAGGGGCAGTTGAGCGCGACCGCTTCGGCGAAGAAGAGCTGTGAGGATAGGCTGGCTTCACTTTCGACGACGAAACTGGAGCTCGAAGAAAAAACGAAGACCTATGAAGATCTAATGAGTTCGCTCAAGGACGAGATTAATTCGGGTAAGGTGAAGATTTCGGAAATGGAAGGGCGGCTCACTGTGAACATGATCGACAAGATTCTTTTCAGTTCGGGCAGTGCGCAGATTCAGGACGAGGGTAGGGCGGCGCTTAAGAAAGTGGCCGATGTATTGAAGGGCGTTAAGGACAAAAGGATCGTCGTCGAAGGGCACACCGACAACGTCCAGCTCGGGCCTTCGCTTCAGAAAAGGTTCCCAACCAACTGGGAGCTTTCCACAGCGCGCGCCACGTCCGTTGTGAAATTTCTGACAGGGGCGGGGGTGCCGGCCACCAATATGGCGGCTGCCGGATTTTCCGAGTTTTCACCCGTGGCTTCCAACCTGACGCCCGAAGGAAAGCAGCAAAACCGACGGATCGAAATCGTTTTGACACCGAAACTGCGTGATCGCGACGTGGCGAAAACGAAGCCGGCCACGACTGAACCGCCCGCGAAGGAAACTCCGTCCGCTGCGTCGGTGACGGAATAG
- a CDS encoding PBP1A family penicillin-binding protein has translation MRPVQNARRLMVRIAIATTVVIFLYALYAAHLVSAKMSGARWKLPSRVYASPWILYPGSPLIEADLKDYFRRLGYARTERKPVAVGQWKKSSWSIEIGVRAFRDAVGEHPAQTLEIDLTGETIRSLQRKESDGRSEEIFTFTLEPEPVGEIFGAQREQRTVVRLNDLPSTMREAILLMEDRKFYEHHGISFRGIARAAWSNLQGGKVTQGGSTLTQQLMKNFFLSPERSLWRKIREAIFTVVVEILYSKDEIFEAYVNEIYLGQRGATSIHGYGEASRFYFSKQVAYLTLGEQALLVGLASSPGLYSPYTKPGAARERRALVLRALFENGKISKDLFAEADREPIEPRGKAGDERRAPYFMDYVKNEIGERYSSAQLAEEGYEIYTTLDPTFQASAEKAVSEGLAAVQAQGKRKKRKDVPPLGDKPLQAALIALHPQTGAIKAMIGGRSYEQTQFNRAVQSNRQPGSAVKPFVAATALMPDEGGEVPKATATTILDDRPATFSFSGKEWSPRNYEDVYAGSTTLRGAIERSLNVATINLAAGVGLERVAQFFQKVGFPKVAAVPSIVLGTMEVTPLQLARAYTVFANAGLRSDPQSVTAVVAQDGARLTQRSMEVERVLPLQIAYLVTNVLRGVIDRGTGYGARLAGLTGDLAGKTGTTDDYKDSWFIGYSPSLLAVVWVGLDDGTPTGLTGASGALPIWIRFMKEALRRLPREPFLIPPDIEWFTVDRMKGCVGGSGESLKEAFLKGTQPPRCK, from the coding sequence ATGAGACCGGTTCAAAACGCCCGTCGCCTGATGGTTCGGATCGCCATCGCGACGACGGTGGTGATCTTCTTGTATGCGTTGTACGCCGCACATCTCGTCTCCGCGAAGATGAGCGGCGCGCGCTGGAAGCTCCCCTCGCGCGTGTATGCCTCTCCATGGATTCTATATCCCGGATCGCCGCTGATTGAAGCCGACCTTAAAGATTATTTTCGTCGTCTGGGGTATGCCCGGACCGAGCGCAAACCCGTAGCGGTCGGGCAATGGAAGAAATCGAGTTGGTCGATTGAAATTGGCGTTCGCGCATTTCGCGACGCGGTCGGCGAGCATCCAGCCCAGACCCTTGAAATCGATCTGACCGGTGAAACCATCCGCTCCCTTCAACGAAAAGAAAGCGACGGCCGATCGGAAGAGATTTTTACGTTCACGTTAGAGCCGGAGCCGGTGGGGGAAATTTTCGGCGCGCAGCGGGAGCAGCGGACGGTCGTCCGGCTCAACGATCTTCCCTCCACGATGCGCGAAGCCATTCTCCTGATGGAGGACCGGAAATTTTACGAACATCACGGAATCAGTTTTCGCGGCATCGCGCGGGCGGCGTGGTCGAATCTCCAGGGCGGGAAAGTCACGCAGGGGGGAAGTACGCTCACTCAACAGCTGATGAAGAATTTCTTTCTCTCCCCGGAGCGCTCGCTCTGGCGGAAAATCCGGGAGGCTATCTTTACGGTTGTCGTTGAAATCCTCTACTCAAAAGACGAAATATTCGAGGCGTACGTGAACGAAATTTACCTCGGTCAGCGGGGCGCGACGTCGATTCATGGGTATGGTGAGGCGTCGCGTTTTTATTTCTCGAAGCAGGTCGCGTACCTGACGCTGGGAGAGCAAGCTCTTCTCGTCGGGCTCGCCAGTTCTCCCGGATTGTATTCACCCTACACGAAGCCCGGTGCCGCGAGAGAACGACGCGCCCTCGTTCTTCGCGCTCTGTTCGAGAACGGAAAAATTTCGAAGGATTTGTTCGCGGAGGCCGATCGCGAGCCGATCGAGCCTCGCGGGAAGGCCGGAGACGAACGCCGGGCGCCTTATTTTATGGACTACGTCAAAAACGAGATCGGCGAGCGATACAGTTCGGCGCAGCTGGCGGAGGAGGGCTATGAGATCTACACGACGCTCGACCCGACGTTTCAAGCGAGTGCGGAGAAGGCTGTGTCGGAGGGTTTGGCTGCTGTGCAGGCACAAGGAAAAAGGAAGAAGCGAAAGGATGTTCCTCCGCTCGGGGACAAACCTCTTCAAGCGGCATTGATCGCGCTTCATCCCCAGACGGGCGCGATTAAAGCGATGATCGGCGGTCGGTCGTACGAACAGACCCAGTTTAACCGGGCCGTGCAATCGAACCGCCAACCCGGCTCGGCGGTCAAGCCGTTCGTGGCGGCAACCGCTCTGATGCCCGACGAGGGAGGGGAGGTGCCAAAAGCGACGGCAACGACGATTCTTGATGACCGGCCGGCGACTTTTTCGTTTTCGGGTAAAGAGTGGTCGCCTCGAAATTACGAAGATGTCTATGCGGGAAGCACGACGCTGCGCGGAGCGATCGAGCGATCGCTGAATGTTGCGACGATCAATTTAGCGGCCGGCGTGGGCCTGGAACGTGTAGCGCAGTTTTTTCAGAAGGTTGGGTTTCCAAAAGTCGCGGCGGTTCCGTCGATCGTTCTCGGCACGATGGAAGTGACGCCGCTTCAGCTCGCCCGGGCGTACACGGTATTCGCCAACGCCGGCCTGCGCAGCGACCCGCAATCCGTGACGGCGGTCGTAGCACAAGACGGCGCGCGGCTTACGCAACGATCGATGGAGGTTGAGCGCGTGCTTCCGCTTCAGATCGCATATCTCGTGACAAACGTCCTCCGAGGCGTGATCGACCGAGGCACAGGATACGGAGCGAGGCTTGCCGGTCTGACCGGAGACTTGGCGGGAAAAACCGGCACGACGGACGATTACAAAGACAGTTGGTTCATCGGTTATTCTCCTTCGCTCCTTGCGGTTGTGTGGGTGGGACTCGACGATGGCACACCGACCGGGCTGACCGGGGCTTCCGGAGCCCTCCCCATTTGGATCCGATTCATGAAAGAGGCTCTACGCCGGTTGCCAAGGGAACCGTTTCTTATTCCGCCGGATATCGAATGGTTTACCGTCGACCGAATGAAAGGGTGTGTCGGTGGGTCGGGGGAGAGTTTGAAAGAAGCGTTTTTGAAGGGTACACAGCCCCCACGATGCAAGTGA
- a CDS encoding enoyl-CoA hydratase-related protein — MEQIPLEIERNGPVAFVKLNRPEVHNAFDARTIRELSEAFSNLAREEAVRVLVLSGEGKNFCAGADVNWMKSSIHFSAAENEKDARDLHEMLGALYRFPKPTVARVHGAAFGGGVGLISGVDVAIAASDALLSISEVRLGILPAVISPFVTRKIGVANLRTYGLSAKKFSAEEAFRIGLVQEVVPDSELDAAVDRWVNLFLEGGPHAQATLKVLTEETYGLGITQTSKQTVKTIAKIRTGEEGQEGLKAFLEKRPPTWRTKR; from the coding sequence ATGGAACAGATCCCGCTTGAAATCGAACGAAACGGCCCCGTCGCCTTTGTGAAGCTGAATCGTCCGGAGGTTCATAACGCATTCGACGCCCGGACGATACGTGAGTTGAGCGAAGCATTTTCGAATCTTGCGCGCGAGGAGGCGGTTCGCGTCCTGGTTCTCAGCGGTGAAGGCAAGAATTTCTGCGCGGGCGCCGATGTCAATTGGATGAAATCATCGATTCATTTCTCCGCGGCGGAGAATGAAAAAGACGCTCGAGATCTCCACGAAATGCTGGGAGCTTTGTATCGCTTCCCAAAGCCGACCGTTGCACGGGTTCACGGCGCGGCGTTCGGTGGAGGCGTGGGGCTGATCTCGGGTGTCGACGTGGCGATCGCGGCCTCCGATGCGCTCCTTAGCATCAGCGAAGTTCGCCTCGGAATTCTCCCGGCGGTGATCAGTCCGTTTGTTACGCGAAAGATCGGCGTGGCGAATCTCCGGACATATGGTCTCTCAGCGAAGAAATTTTCGGCGGAGGAAGCGTTTCGGATCGGCTTGGTGCAAGAGGTCGTTCCAGATTCCGAGCTGGATGCGGCCGTCGACAGATGGGTGAACCTATTCTTGGAAGGGGGGCCGCACGCCCAGGCGACGCTCAAAGTACTTACAGAAGAGACATACGGTCTTGGGATCACCCAGACATCGAAACAGACGGTGAAGACGATCGCGAAGATCCGTACCGGTGAGGAGGGTCAGGAAGGGCTGAAAGCCTTTTTGGAAAAGCGGCCCCCGACCTGGCGAACCAAACGCTAA
- a CDS encoding M48 family metalloprotease codes for MNFFSQQDQRRKNTRTLIYLFALSLLLIHLSIYTVTVWSLDLAHLLPGRTYRWWHSFLFFWVTLVNGAVVLGGSLYMRRKLAPGGTAVALMLGGDLLLETAENSFEQRLKNVVEEIAIASGTPVPLVFSLPRQTSINAFAAGHTRGDAVIVVTRGALELLNRDELQGVIAHEFSHLLNGDTRLNLQMASTLYGIQVISTLGSFLIRTGGLPFVVLGFYLYVLGYIGVFFGRFIKYAASRQREYLADASAVQFTRNAAGISGALKKIGGLRQGSRIHHPYAESLSHLFFESAVEEPLFSFLSTHPPLADRIRTIDASFDGAYPYVESLPSPPAEESGIFPLRTRTTERIPIVAAVGENDLLRRVADPLPKHLVHAHDFLATLPPIVARAARSPSAAQHLIYALLLQDSETERTHQIAALQEEIGDANANEVAALALAVAILGPTARLPLIELSLPALRMLSMQHRKDLQRRVRVLARSDRKLSIFEFALERVLAKHLRALPLRHKIQYFAVKPLLPDCEVVLSMLAYAGQSSLPAAQEAFARVGHTLSRDALGMLPLHECTLETLERSLDRLAAAPPVLKQRILTAAMLCVTADGKITEKEGELLRAIADTLDCPLPPFLATQR; via the coding sequence TTGAACTTTTTCAGTCAGCAGGATCAGCGGAGGAAGAACACAAGAACGCTGATTTATCTCTTCGCGCTTTCGCTGCTTCTCATCCATTTATCCATTTACACCGTGACCGTCTGGTCGCTGGATCTCGCCCATCTCCTCCCCGGCAGAACGTATCGCTGGTGGCATTCCTTCCTCTTCTTCTGGGTGACACTGGTGAACGGGGCGGTCGTCCTCGGCGGGAGTCTGTACATGCGAAGAAAGCTGGCACCGGGCGGGACCGCCGTGGCGCTCATGTTGGGAGGGGACCTTCTGCTTGAAACGGCCGAAAACTCCTTCGAGCAGCGCCTGAAAAACGTCGTCGAGGAGATCGCGATCGCGTCCGGCACACCCGTGCCTTTGGTTTTCTCCCTTCCCCGCCAGACGAGCATCAACGCGTTTGCCGCGGGTCACACGCGCGGCGACGCCGTGATCGTGGTCACCCGCGGGGCGCTCGAACTTCTAAATCGCGACGAATTGCAGGGCGTCATCGCGCATGAATTCAGCCATCTTCTCAACGGAGACACCCGCCTCAATCTTCAAATGGCCTCGACCCTCTATGGCATTCAGGTGATCAGCACGCTCGGGAGTTTTCTTATTCGCACAGGCGGTTTGCCTTTCGTCGTTCTCGGTTTTTACCTGTACGTCTTGGGATACATCGGAGTTTTCTTCGGTCGGTTCATCAAATACGCCGCATCCCGCCAGCGGGAATACCTGGCCGACGCCTCCGCCGTTCAATTCACGCGAAATGCGGCCGGGATTTCCGGCGCACTCAAGAAAATCGGCGGCCTCCGGCAAGGCTCTCGAATTCATCATCCGTACGCCGAGTCTCTAAGCCATCTCTTTTTTGAAAGCGCCGTGGAGGAACCCTTGTTTTCGTTTCTGTCGACGCATCCCCCACTTGCGGATCGGATCCGCACGATCGACGCCTCCTTTGACGGAGCTTATCCCTATGTAGAGTCGTTGCCCTCCCCTCCGGCGGAGGAGTCGGGAATTTTTCCCCTTCGCACGAGAACGACTGAACGGATTCCAATTGTCGCGGCGGTCGGCGAGAACGACCTGTTGCGCCGCGTGGCGGATCCCTTACCCAAACACCTCGTCCATGCGCATGACTTTTTGGCCACTTTGCCTCCGATCGTCGCCCGGGCGGCCCGAAGTCCTTCGGCGGCCCAGCACTTGATTTACGCTCTTCTCCTTCAAGACTCCGAGACCGAACGGACCCATCAGATCGCCGCCCTTCAAGAAGAGATCGGAGACGCAAATGCAAATGAAGTCGCTGCGTTAGCCTTAGCGGTGGCGATTCTTGGTCCAACGGCTCGACTACCCCTGATCGAACTGTCACTACCCGCGTTGCGAATGCTTTCCATGCAACATCGAAAGGATTTGCAGCGCCGGGTCCGGGTTCTTGCACGTTCGGATCGCAAACTGAGTATTTTCGAATTCGCGCTGGAGCGCGTTCTTGCGAAACACCTTCGTGCGTTACCTTTGCGGCACAAAATTCAATACTTCGCCGTCAAACCGCTTCTTCCCGACTGTGAAGTCGTTCTCTCTATGCTGGCGTACGCCGGTCAATCGAGTCTTCCCGCGGCTCAGGAAGCTTTTGCGCGCGTGGGTCATACGCTTTCTCGCGACGCTCTCGGAATGCTTCCTCTTCACGAATGCACGTTGGAAACATTGGAACGATCTCTCGACCGGTTGGCCGCGGCACCTCCGGTCCTAAAACAGAGAATCCTTACAGCGGCTATGCTTTGCGTGACGGCGGATGGAAAAATCACGGAAAAAGAAGGGGAATTGTTGAGAGCGATTGCCGATACGTTGGATTGTCCCCTGCCGCCGTTTTTGGCGACACAACGGTAA
- a CDS encoding LemA family protein, with protein sequence MTTALVVILVLLVLLIVIPIGIYNNLVTGRNRYKNAYSQIDVQLKRRYDLIPNLVETAKGYIKHERQTLEAVIAARNTAFQAAQKASASPGEVSAMKNLAGAESILGGALGRLMAVVEAYPDLKANQNMMQVSEELSSTENRISFARQAYNDAVMDYNITREKFPNSLIAGPFNFTEAQLWEMESVEERKAPKVSFG encoded by the coding sequence ATGACGACCGCTTTGGTTGTAATTTTGGTTCTGCTTGTTCTTCTGATCGTGATCCCGATCGGGATTTACAACAATCTTGTCACCGGCCGAAACCGTTACAAGAACGCCTACTCGCAGATCGACGTCCAGCTCAAACGCCGCTACGACCTGATTCCGAACCTGGTTGAGACGGCCAAGGGATACATCAAGCATGAACGACAGACGCTGGAAGCGGTGATCGCCGCGCGCAACACGGCCTTTCAGGCGGCACAAAAGGCTTCGGCCTCGCCCGGTGAGGTCTCCGCGATGAAAAATCTCGCCGGCGCCGAAAGCATTTTGGGAGGTGCGCTTGGCCGGCTGATGGCCGTGGTCGAGGCGTATCCGGACCTTAAAGCCAATCAAAACATGATGCAGGTTTCGGAGGAGCTGAGCTCCACCGAAAATCGAATCTCCTTCGCTCGCCAGGCTTACAACGATGCCGTTATGGATTACAACATCACGCGGGAAAAGTTCCCCAATTCGTTGATTGCGGGGCCGTTTAATTTCACGGAAGCGCAGCTCTGGGAAATGGAATCGGTCGAGGAGCGCAAGGCTCCGAAAGTCTCGTTCGGTTAG